The Lycium ferocissimum isolate CSIRO_LF1 chromosome 1, AGI_CSIRO_Lferr_CH_V1, whole genome shotgun sequence genome includes a region encoding these proteins:
- the LOC132055910 gene encoding uncharacterized protein LOC132055910 isoform X2 codes for MLRVATMMTILDNVRTRIQKCQSFGNKSSSSEAESTSHVPIDKKHHEPMIDEKEKLRKQLNASLVARKSLEVMCSSLGKEKEIMAAELSKKVHELNEMEDLINDLKEQNESLVERLHERATEQKERRYNSGGGETQGNIALQERNKALSENLLRSLDGYRSIKRKWKDAQAENMAMHATMEEMTAKIGAGLARIHSFKEKIASESVPSTNIQEEIVELEHMFECFEMQVAKHGPKEGECVKPKAEISACKPTVFA; via the coding sequence ATGTTGAGGGTGGCAACCATGATGACCATTCTGGATAATGTTAGGACAAGAATTCAGAAATGTCAATCTTTTGGTAACAAGTCATCATCATCAGAAGCTGAATCTACTAGTCATGTTCCTATAGACAAGAAGCACCACGAGCCGATGATTGATGAGAAAGAAAAGCTGAGGAAGCAGCTAAACGCAAGCTTGGTAGCACGAAAGAGCCTCGAGGTCATGTGTTCAAGTTtggggaaagaaaaagagatcATGGCAGCAGAGCTCTCGAAGAAAGTCCACGAGTTGAATGAAATGGAAGACCTCATCAATGATCTAAAAGAACAAAATGAAAGTTTAGTGGAAAGGTTACACGAACGTGCCACTGAGCAAAAAGAAAGGAGGTATAATAGTGGTGGAGGAGAAACACAAGGAAACATTGCCCTCCAAGAGAGAAATAAGGCACTTTCGGAGAACCTCCTAAGGTCATTGGATGGCTATAGGTCTATCAAGAGGAAATGGAAGGATGCACAAGCGGAAAACATGGCGATGCATGCAACCATGGAGGAAATGACAGCGAAAATCGGAGCTGGACTAGCCCGAATCCACAGCTTTAAAGAAAAAATCGCCTCTGAAAGTGTGCCCTCGACAAATATCCAAGAGGAGATTGTTGAATTAGAGCATATGTTTGAATGCTTTGAAATGCAAGTGGCAAAACATGGTCCAAAGGAAGGGGAATGTGTCAAACCAAAAGCAGAGATTAGTGCTTGCAAGCCTACAGTTTTTGCATGA
- the LOC132055902 gene encoding protein BREAST CANCER SUSCEPTIBILITY 1 homolog gives MADILHLEKMGRELKCPICLSLLNSAVSLSCNHVFCNSCIQTTMKSGANCPVCKVPFNRREIRPALHMDNLVSIYKNMEVASGVNIFITQTNPFSKLPGEETQSNGKQTCESQEKPRTITEAPVTDSQKRKRGKGSKKSSECNKKNTGSNLVRPSFPTKKRVQVPQYPPSETLPPTKLVGGNSKSITNEAQKPLVTEKDRSVLNGKGEPVLSPFFWLREEEDVERSTQQTDGDFIMDTPPDAPCFSDIKDSDDGVPCEMSTKSGAHNAANGADIFDSEMFEWTQRACSPELCSSPFKMKTKDTIESAGAQGQEKGEAYSLENANKESATQNRIAVASEKGTDKGQLSSHSLFPSENEITSSKGVVCKSSRSKALKSTKKKQGKKVLGEVSEVHNNSQIAAEHTLKNNQDNANAFNSKKKKLKNKKGSSTTKVTESVVEDISASCGAKRLRKRNNSISFHLSTPVDQEKCEGSVETFDVKTCHKRRRESLSEENKYCFRPKSRVRTGKYNNTQAHDEAAHFESANRLVPIDNDGEATPGTEMNKCEPECDAKLLGKKKVKFSEDGQHADKENITLENIQKRVLKSLETEKSVSNLNDLVLRKCEASHNKIQCAFCRSSEESEVSGVMLSYLNGKPVKGDADGVSGVINVHKHCAEWAPNVYFEDDDAVNLESELKRSRRITCFFCGVKGGALGCYETSCRKSFHVPCAKLTPECRWDYDNFVMLCPLHVDSKLPCEVPGKQSKIRESIKRNSRICQPKVSATPDNAAALQWKSQKKNKNLVLCCSALTADEIGLVSTLKRLSGVTIVKNWDLSVTHVIASTDEKGACRRTLKYLMGVLAGKWILSIDWIIACVEATKFIDEQQYEIKIDTHGIVDGPKLGRMRVLTKQPKLFNGYKFFFMGDFLPSYKSYLHDLVIAAGGIVLNRKPVAVDQEILSPGCPPPFVIYSHEQLDKCDGSKKNSILERRRSDAEALASSTGAVAASNSWILNCIAGSKLLELE, from the exons CTCTTGTATTCAGACTACTATGAAATCCGGAGCCAATTGTCCAGTGTGCAAAGTTCCTTTTAATCGCAGAG AAATTCGACCTGCCCTCCACATGGATAACTTGGTGAGCATCTATAAGAACATGGAAGTTGCTTCAGGAGTCAATATATTTATCACTCAAACCAATCCTTTTTCCAAATTACCAG GTGAAGAAACTCAATCTAATGGCAAACAAACTTGTGAGTCCCAAGAGAAACCTAGAACTATAACAGAGGCTCCAGTCACAGACAgtcagaaaagaaaaagagggaaaGGATCAAAAAAATCTTCAGAGTGCAACAAAAAGAATACCGGATCAAATCTCGTTAGACCTTCCTTTCCGACAAAGAAGAGAGTGCAGGTGCCACAATATCCACCTTCAGAGACTCTGCCACCTACGAAGTTGGTTGGTGGAAATAGTAAATCCATCACCAATGAAGCTCAAAAACCTTTGGTCACTGAGAAAGACAGGTCTGTGTTAAATGGAAAAGGAGAACCAGTACTATCTCCATTCTTCTGGCTCAGAGAAGAAGAGGATGTAGAAAGATCAACTCAGCAAACAGATGGGGACTTCATCATGGATACACCTCCAGATGCTCCATGCTTCAGTGATATAAAGGACTCGGATGATGGGGTCCCTTGTGAAATGTCTACCAAA AGTGGAGCTCACAATGCAGCAAATGGAGCAGATATTTTTGACAGTGAGATGTTCGAATGGACACAGAGAGCTTGCTCGCCTGAACTTTGTTCAAGCCCCTTCAAGATGAAG ACCAAAGATACTATTGAGTCTGCTGGAGCTCAAGGACAAGAGAAAGGTGAAGCTTACTCACTGGAAAATGCTAATAAGGAATCAGCAACTCAGAACAGAATAGCTGTGGCTAGTGAAAAGGGTACCGATAAAGGACAACTGAGTTCGCACTCTCTATTTCCTTCTGAAAATGAAATCACTAGTTCAAAAGGTGTCGTTTGCAAGTCTAGCAGGAGTAAGGCATTGAAAAGTACCAAGAAGAAACAAGGCAAGAAAGTACTTGGTGAAGTATCAGAAGTCCATAATAATTCACAAATAGCAGCTGAACATACTTTAAAGAACAATCAGGACAATGCCAATGCATTTAattcaaagaagaaaaaattgaaaaacaaaaagggcAGTTCCACTACAAAAGTCACCGAGTCAGTAGTAGAAGACATCTCTGCCTCATGTGGTGCTAAAAGACTTCGCAAGAGAAATAATTCCATTTCCTTCCATTTGTCTACTCCTGTGGATCAGGAAAAATGTGAAGGAAGTGTTGAGACATTTGACGTGAAGACATGTCATAAACGGCGCCGGGAATCTcttagtgaagaaaataaatattgtttTAGACCAAAAAGCAGAGTGAGAACAGGGAAATATAACAATACACAAGCTCATGATGAAGCTGCACATTTTGAATCAGCAAATAGATTGGTTCCTATCGATAATGATGGGGAAGCTACTCCTGGTACAGAAATGAACAAATGTGAGCCTGAGTGTGATGCCAAGCTTCTTGGTAAGAAAAAGGTGAAGTTTTCTGAAGATGGGCAGCATGCTGACAAGGAAAATATTACACTAGAAAACATTCAGAAGAGAGTGCTTAAATCATTGGAAACAGAGAAATCTGTTTCGAACTTGAATGATTTGGTTTTGCGGAAGTGTGAAGCAAGCCACAACAAGATCCAGTGTGCTTTCTGCCGTTCATCGGAGGAATCTGAG GTTTCAGGAGTCATGTTAAGCTATCTTAATGGAAAGCCTGTCAAAGGAGACGCAGATGGAGTATCAGGGGTTATAAATGTGCATAAACATTGTGCAGAATG GGCCCCTAATGTATATTTTGAAGATGATGACGCGGTCAACCTTGAATCTGAGTTGAAAAGGAGCCGGAGGATTACTTGTTTTTTCTGTGGGGTAAAAGGGGGGGCTCTTGGGTGTTATGAAACAAGTTGTCGCAAAAGCTTTCATGTTCCTTGTGCGAAGTTGACACCAGAGTGTCGATGGGATTAT GACAACTTTGTTATGTTATGCCCTTTACATGTCGACTCTAAGCTTCCATGTGAGGTCCCTGGAAAACAGTCTAAGATTAGAGAAAGTATTAAGAG AAATTCTCGTATCTGCCAGCCCAAAGTCTCAGCAACACCTGATAATGCTGCTGCTTTGCAGTGGAAGTCtcagaagaagaacaagaatttaGTGCTCTGTTGTTCAGCTCTAACTGCTGATGAAATA GGGCTTGTTTCTACATTAAAGAGGTTGTCTGGAGTGACAATAGTTAAGAACTGGGACCTAAGTGTCACCCATGTCATTGCTTCTACAGATGAGAAAGGGGCATGCCGAAGAACTCTCAAATATTTGATGGGTGTCTTGGCTGGGAAATGGATACTGAGCATTGACT GGATTATTGCTTGTGTTGAAGCCACAAAATTTATCGATGAGCAGCAATATGAGATTAAAATAGATACTCATGGCATTGTGGATGGCCCTAAGCTTGGAAGAATGAGGGTTTTAACCAAG CAACCAAAGCTTTTCAATGGATACAAGTTCTTTTTTATGGGTGACTTCTTACCTTCTTACAAGAGCTATCTACATGACCTTGTTATTGCTGCTGGAGGAATTGTCCTCAACAGGAAGCCTGTTGCAGTGGATCAGGAAATTCTTTCACCCGGATGCCCTCCACCTTTTGTAATTTATAGTCACGAACAACTTGACAAGTGTGACGGaagcaaaaaaaattcaattttagaGCGCAGAAGATCTGATGCAGAAGCTTTGGCTAGTTCAACTGGAGCTGTAGCTGCCAGCAACTCATGGATACTAAACTGCATTGCTGGGTCTAAGTTGCTGGAGCTGGAGTAG